One Sphingomonas sp. FARSPH DNA segment encodes these proteins:
- a CDS encoding fumarylacetoacetate hydrolase family protein has product MRLATYRHAGGLRTGIVVDDRVIPTGHDGTMIDLIADWDRLRPDLEARAAAADDAMPLASVKLAAPIERPGKIWAIGLNYADHIAESKMETPQRQVWFTKAQTSINGPYDPILIARGTATPDYEVELVAVIGRRGKHIPAERAADHVFGYCVGNDVTERMWQHAGPQWSLGKSFDTHAPIGPWLTTADAVPDPHALDLRCFVNGELRQQSNTRHLVFDLWQQIEHLSTAMTLEPGDLIFTGTPGGVGAAMDPRRFLKAGDVVRCEIDTLGHIEAAMANES; this is encoded by the coding sequence ATGAGACTGGCTACCTATCGTCACGCGGGCGGGTTGCGGACGGGGATCGTCGTCGACGATCGCGTCATCCCGACCGGCCATGACGGCACGATGATCGACCTGATCGCCGACTGGGATCGCCTGCGGCCCGATCTGGAGGCGCGCGCGGCGGCGGCGGACGACGCGATGCCGCTTGCCTCGGTGAAGTTGGCGGCGCCGATAGAGCGTCCCGGCAAGATCTGGGCGATCGGGCTCAACTATGCCGACCATATCGCGGAATCGAAGATGGAAACACCGCAGCGGCAGGTCTGGTTCACGAAGGCACAGACCTCGATCAACGGCCCCTATGACCCGATCCTGATCGCGCGCGGCACCGCGACGCCCGATTACGAGGTCGAACTGGTCGCGGTAATCGGCCGGCGCGGCAAGCATATCCCGGCCGAGCGCGCGGCCGACCATGTCTTCGGCTATTGCGTGGGCAACGACGTGACCGAACGGATGTGGCAGCACGCCGGGCCGCAATGGTCGCTCGGCAAGAGCTTCGACACGCATGCGCCGATCGGGCCGTGGCTGACGACCGCCGACGCGGTACCCGATCCGCACGCGCTCGACCTGCGCTGCTTCGTCAACGGCGAGCTGCGCCAGCAGTCGAATACCCGGCACCTCGTCTTCGACCTGTGGCAACAGATCGAACATCTCTCGACCGCGATGACGCTTGAGCCCGGGGATCTGATCTTCACCGGCACGCCGGGCGGCGTCGGCGCGGCGATGGACCCGCGCCGGTTTCTGAAGGCGGGCGATGTCGTCCGCTGCGAGATCGACACCCTCGGCCATATCGAGGCCGCGATGGCGAACGAATCATGA